In the genome of Falco naumanni isolate bFalNau1 chromosome W, bFalNau1.pat, whole genome shotgun sequence, one region contains:
- the LOC121080628 gene encoding uncharacterized protein LOC121080628, producing MGGQGEFTESNVSVGLSMLKWWIRFMVLMNMLPVGQSIFDILPRTNIWVTWANITGVTDFCLSLQQADNPFRTCLIGIPLQENEADFDGFWNVKTVNLTSNEKGTCLSPNGQFVWPSMRNAAWQKMVIENLNQPYHLPLQELDLLGSITPVKYVNVTATGMPECEDTVPPLQRLNGTGVIWFGEPWRLWLARQGEWEFDTKFQNLTGSLNWGELKPGGLHVNVSGGYQLPPGVFLICGDRAWPGIPLNPVGGPCYLGRLTLFAPLMKDLLKMTPQFHRSRRALHTFDETCNDRVDLQSVTTNVLASIFMPGAMTALNAKNICFILFKESSF from the exons ATGGGTGGGCAAGGAGAGTTCACAGAAAGTAACGTTTCTGTAGGATTAAGCATGCTCAAATGGTGGATTCGGTTTATGGTCTTGATGAATATGTTACCTgttggccaaagtatttttgacatcttgcctaggacaaacatatgggtgacatgggcaaatatcacgggggtaacagacttttgtttaagtttgcagcaagcagacaacccctttagaacttgcttaattggtattcccctgcagGAGAATGAAGCGGACtttgatggtttttggaatgtCAAAACAGTGAATCTGACTTCCAATGAAAAGGGAACATGCCTGAGTCCGAATGGGCAAtttgtttggccttctatgcgtAATGCAGCATGGCAGAAAATGGTTATTGAGAATTTGAATCAACCATATCATTTGCCAttgcaggagttagacctattAGGTAGCATTACGCCCGTTAAATACGTTAACGTGACTGCAACGGGAATGCCAGAATGCGAGGACACGGTACCACCACTTCAACGTCtaaatggcactggagtaatttggtttggtgaacCGTGGCGATTGTGGCTAGCACGACAAGGTGAATGGGAGTTTGATACAAAGTTTCAAAATTTAACCGGTTCACTTAATTGGGGTGAACTGAAACCTGGAGGCttacatgtaaatgtatcaGGGGGCTATCAGTTGCCACCGggagtctttttgatatgtggagatagagcatggccagggattcctttgaATCCTGTcggtggaccatgttatttagggcgtttaactttgtttgctccacttatgaaagacttattgaaaATGACTCCACAATTTCATAGATCACGGAGGGCACTGCACACCTTTGATGAGACATGTAATGACCGAGTCGATCTGCAGTCTGTAACAACAAATGTCctagcctccatatttatgccagGAGCAATGACTGCATTAAACGCTAAGAATATA tgttttatCTTGTTTAAAGAGAGTAGTTTTTAA